The Candidatus Methylomirabilota bacterium genome includes a window with the following:
- a CDS encoding ATP-dependent metallopeptidase FtsH/Yme1/Tma family protein gives MNQVYKNLALWMVIGLIVILLFTIFQGANQSGQEQPNFSEFLRAVDQGRVESVVIRGNHVTYTLKDSAQMQRTYIVEYPDLIKTLKDRGVRIAVKPPDSIPWYTTVLQWVPMLLFIGVWIFFMRQMQGGGAGAKALSFGKARARLFSEKQNKITFQDVAGVEEAKEELREI, from the coding sequence ATGAACCAGGTGTACAAGAATCTCGCGCTCTGGATGGTGATCGGCCTGATCGTCATCCTGCTGTTCACGATCTTCCAGGGCGCGAACCAGAGCGGGCAGGAGCAGCCGAACTTCTCGGAGTTCCTGCGCGCCGTGGACCAGGGGCGCGTGGAGTCCGTCGTGATCCGCGGCAACCACGTCACGTACACGCTCAAGGACTCCGCGCAGATGCAGCGGACCTACATCGTCGAGTACCCCGACCTCATCAAGACGCTGAAGGACCGCGGCGTGCGCATCGCCGTGAAGCCGCCCGACTCGATCCCGTGGTACACGACCGTGCTGCAGTGGGTGCCGATGCTCCTCTTCATCGGCGTGTGGATCTTCTTCATGCGCCAGATGCAGGGCGGAGGCGCCGGCGCCAAGGCGCTGTCCTTCGGGAAGGCCCGCGCGCGACTCTTCTCGGAGAAGCAGAACAAGATCACCTTCCAGGACGTGGCGGGTGTGGAAGAGGCCAAGGAAGAGCTGCGCGAGATCAT